In Drosophila pseudoobscura strain MV-25-SWS-2005 chromosome 4, UCI_Dpse_MV25, whole genome shotgun sequence, the following proteins share a genomic window:
- the LOC6903026 gene encoding uncharacterized protein: protein MLIVRYLIALVFSIFMMATSLKIEERHRRGNGFKISTPDRLVLQMKERQAIGQYQSKNMETRRLNI from the coding sequence ATGCTAATCGTTCGCTATCTAATTGCCCTGGTCTTCTCCATCTTCATGATGGCCACCTCGCTGAAGATCGAAGAGCGCCACCGCAGAGGCAATGGCTTCAAGATCTCCACACCGGACCGACTCGTTCTCCAAATGAAAGAGCGCCAAGCCATTGGGCAGTACCAGTCCAAGAACATGGAGACGAGACGCCTGAATATCTGA
- the AstC gene encoding uncharacterized protein AstC isoform X1: MMKYVQILLCYGLLLALVFSVSEARPSTAETGPDADGLEGQEGEDVRGAYGGGYDMPAQAIYPNIPMDRLQMLFAQYRPTYSAYLRTPSYGNMNELYRLPESKRQVRYRQCYFNPISCFRK, from the exons ATGATGAAATACGTGCAGATTCTGTTGTGCTATGGCCTGCTCCTGGCTCTGGTCTTCTCCGTCAGCGAGGCCAGACCCTCCACAGCCGAAACAGGACCC GATGCCGATGGTCTGGAGGGACAGGAGGGTGAGGATGTTCGTGGCGCCTATGGTGGAGGCTATGATATGCCAGCCCAGGCCATCTATCCCAACATACCCATGGACCGCCTGCAGATGCTCTTCGCCCAGTACAGACCCAC TTACAGCGCCTACTTGAGGACCCCCTCCTATGGCAATATGAACGAGCTGTATCGGCTGCCCGAGAGCAAGCGTCAAGTGAGGTATCGGCAGTGCTACTTCAATCCCATCTCCTGCTTTAGGAAGTAA
- the AstC gene encoding uncharacterized protein AstC isoform X2: protein MMKYVQILLCYGLLLALVFSVSEARPSTAETGPDADGLEGQEGEDVRGAYGGGYDMPAQAIYPNIPMDRLQMLFAQYRPTAYLRTPSYGNMNELYRLPESKRQVRYRQCYFNPISCFRK from the exons ATGATGAAATACGTGCAGATTCTGTTGTGCTATGGCCTGCTCCTGGCTCTGGTCTTCTCCGTCAGCGAGGCCAGACCCTCCACAGCCGAAACAGGACCC GATGCCGATGGTCTGGAGGGACAGGAGGGTGAGGATGTTCGTGGCGCCTATGGTGGAGGCTATGATATGCCAGCCCAGGCCATCTATCCCAACATACCCATGGACCGCCTGCAGATGCTCTTCGCCCAGTACAGACCCAC CGCCTACTTGAGGACCCCCTCCTATGGCAATATGAACGAGCTGTATCGGCTGCCCGAGAGCAAGCGTCAAGTGAGGTATCGGCAGTGCTACTTCAATCCCATCTCCTGCTTTAGGAAGTAA
- the AstCC gene encoding uncharacterized protein AstCC isoform X2: MQHQRGQGPLHTSRRRWNRTRSSDRNGMGSEGGGRSPSSRTYHLPALLIILLVLIQNFELHMCRQLMRQPNDKRSKDKLSFLGSAAASAQAALPEALAADDKRTAGRSSPSQPEEIFSAPTDDSYDEYPMVVPKRAALLLDRLMVALHHALEQERGGHRIGDFYADKNNLNVKLSEYKNGLEEHQPGDQDGVNLHMYSDDDPGVMLDYDFKDLNQINRATGETRRAGAESERTGSPATAATGSPTGSRRIHPSPHGTGGGRMYWRCYFNAVSCF, translated from the exons ATGCAGCACCAACGAGGGCAGGGCCCACTGCATACTTCGAGGCGCAGGTGGAACAGGACCAGATCCAGCGACAGGAATGGCATGGGCAGCGAGGGCGGTGGCAGGAGCCCCAGCAGTAGAACCTATCACCTGCCAGCCTTGTTGATTATCCTGCTCGTCCTAATCCAGAACTTTGAGCTTCACATGTGCCGGCAATTGATGAGGCAGCCAAATGACAAACGCTCCAAGGACAAGCTCTCCTTCCTGGGCAGCGCTGCAGCCTCGGCCCAGGCAGCCCTGCCCGAGGCTTTGGCTGCAGATGATAAGCGAACTGCAGGAAGGTCATCTCCCAGCCAGCCCGAGGAGATATTCAGTGCCCCGACCGACGATAGCTACGACGAGTACCCG ATGGTTGTACCGAAGCGTGCTGCTCTACTCCTGGATCGTCTGATGGTGGCTCTGCACCATGCCCTTGAACAAGAACGCGGTGGACATCGAATCGGTGACTTCTATGCGGACAAGAACAATCTGAATGTCAAGTTGAGTGAATACAAGAACGGATTGGAGGAGCACCAACCAGGGGATCAGGATG GGGTCAATCTGCATATGTATAGCGATGATGATCCGGGCGTAATGTTGGATTATGATTTCAAAGATTTGAATCAGATCAATCGCGCCACCGGCGAAACA AGAAGAGCCGGTGCGGAATCGGAGCGAACCGGATCgcccgccaccgccgccactgGTTCCCCCACTGGTTCCCGGCGCATACACCCATCCCCCCATGGCACTGGCGGTGGTCGCATGTACTGGCGTTGCTATTTCAATGCCGTCAGCTGCTTCTAA
- the AstCC gene encoding uncharacterized protein AstCC isoform X1, translated as MQHQRGQGPLHTSRRRWNRTRSSDRNGMGSEGGGRSPSSRTYHLPALLIILLVLIQNFELHMCRQLMRQPNDKRSKDKLSFLGSAAASAQAALPEALAADDKRTAGRSSPSQPEEIFSAPTDDSYDEYPMVVPKRAALLLDRLMVALHHALEQERGGHRIGDFYADKNNLNVKLSEYKNGLEEHQPGDQDGVNLHMYSDDDPGVMLDYDFKDLNQINRATGETLMAKSFQRRAGAESERTGSPATAATGSPTGSRRIHPSPHGTGGGRMYWRCYFNAVSCF; from the exons ATGCAGCACCAACGAGGGCAGGGCCCACTGCATACTTCGAGGCGCAGGTGGAACAGGACCAGATCCAGCGACAGGAATGGCATGGGCAGCGAGGGCGGTGGCAGGAGCCCCAGCAGTAGAACCTATCACCTGCCAGCCTTGTTGATTATCCTGCTCGTCCTAATCCAGAACTTTGAGCTTCACATGTGCCGGCAATTGATGAGGCAGCCAAATGACAAACGCTCCAAGGACAAGCTCTCCTTCCTGGGCAGCGCTGCAGCCTCGGCCCAGGCAGCCCTGCCCGAGGCTTTGGCTGCAGATGATAAGCGAACTGCAGGAAGGTCATCTCCCAGCCAGCCCGAGGAGATATTCAGTGCCCCGACCGACGATAGCTACGACGAGTACCCG ATGGTTGTACCGAAGCGTGCTGCTCTACTCCTGGATCGTCTGATGGTGGCTCTGCACCATGCCCTTGAACAAGAACGCGGTGGACATCGAATCGGTGACTTCTATGCGGACAAGAACAATCTGAATGTCAAGTTGAGTGAATACAAGAACGGATTGGAGGAGCACCAACCAGGGGATCAGGATG GGGTCAATCTGCATATGTATAGCGATGATGATCCGGGCGTAATGTTGGATTATGATTTCAAAGATTTGAATCAGATCAATCGCGCCACCGGCGAAACA TTAATGGCAAAGAGCTTTCAGAGAAGAGCCGGTGCGGAATCGGAGCGAACCGGATCgcccgccaccgccgccactgGTTCCCCCACTGGTTCCCGGCGCATACACCCATCCCCCCATGGCACTGGCGGTGGTCGCATGTACTGGCGTTGCTATTTCAATGCCGTCAGCTGCTTCTAA
- the LOC4817230 gene encoding uncharacterized protein isoform X2: MRTYYSAKDMRKYGDLSYESKYLLDPKFMTKRDLQHYYRYYNMNKNRGQFKKIVIVIFCLCVFSYLCVDYNLRTKLLRFRDGFDFVARIEDSYGGKLSRAYFVETTGCRMPHFEVVDDNIAQFIFKPSAYKCNKPLTRTSDSVPGELHLNLNTNELLSHYNISDLSAVSCNYTEVKRKNDWNNTYSPGVSFKLEKVMHLPPEMEFFCLWCYDSTDRCIYKDCHFFAVDKPVQKITTRPGVERVSFNQSKEATSERLSVMILGIDSLSHLNFLRQMRKTAAYIKKNLSHVELWGYNKVGDNTFPNIVPMLSGLDDQELNIACAPKAKQTYDGCSFIWKRYQQAGYKTLFAEDVGRISAFNFNQNGFHKQPTDYYLRPILLEMERTLAYKKDVNVKLCMGGRRTPDVLLEYLTKMVPKMGKDLFFSFLWTVTLTHDYFNFPALLDEAMVTRLRQLQDSGVLNRTVVMLLSDHGLRWGSFRRTYQGMMEERQPLMTMLYPPWMNERYPEAIANLRTNSRRLATPFDVHATMLHLLDMGNLEAEQVLKKADEFNDVDGILPRGISLFLPIPAERTCEQAGIASHWCTCHQRQEIQTNDGRVQRAARYVVRFINNRLKENAQCRTLYLNSILQAFIAAPHHKIVKNISTDYAVDITLRMQTKPGLAVFESTVRMSGYTSVLTGTISRINLYGSQSYCMNDPALKMFCYCHR; this comes from the exons ATGCGTACCTACTACAGTGCGAAGGATATGCGAAAATACGGCGATTTGAGCTATGA AAGCAAATACCTGCTGGATCCGAAGTTTATGACGAAAAGAGACCTGCAGCACTACTATCGCTACTACAACATGAACAAGAATCGCGGGCAGTTCAAGAAGATTGTGATTGTCATATTCTGCCTGTGCGTCTTCTCGTATCTGTGCGTCGACTATAATCTGAGGACAAAGCTGCTGCGCTTCCGCGATGGCTTCGACTTTGTGGCCAGGATCGAGGATTCGTACGGTGGCAAACTGAGTCGGGCGTACTTTGTGGAAACCACCGgctgccgcatgccacacTTTGAGGTGGTCGATGACAACATAGCCCAATTCATTTTCAAGCCGAGTGCCTACAAGTGCAACAAACCGCTGACGCGTACCAGTGACAGTGTGCCTGGCGAGCTGCATCTGAATCTGAACACCAACGAGCTTCTGTCTCATTATAACATCAGCGATCTGTCCGCCGTTAGCTGCAACTATACGGAGGTGAAGCGGAAAAATGACTGGAACAACACCTATTCGCCGGGCGTCAGCTTTAAGCTGGAGAAGGTCATGCATCTGCCGCCGGAAATGGAGTTTTTCTGCCTCTGGTGCTACGACTCCACAGACCGTTGCATCTACAAGGACTGCCACTTCTTTGCGGTGGACAAGCCAGTGCAGAAGATCACGACCAGGCCGGGTGTGGAGAGGGTTAGCTTTAATCAGAGCAAGGAGGCCACCTCGGAGCGACTGTCTGTAATGATCCTGGGCATTGACAGTCTCTCGCACTTGAACTTCCTTCGACAAATGCGAAAGACGGCCGCTTACATCAAGAAGAATCTGTCCCACGTCGAACTCTGGGGCTACAACAAGGTGGGGGACAACACTTTCCCCAACATAGTGCCCATGCTGAGCGGTCTGGACGATCAGGAACTGAACATCGCCTGTGCACCCAAGGCCAAGCAGACCTACGACGGCTGCTCCTTCATTTGGAAGCGTTACCAGCAGGCTGGCTACAAGACCCTTTTTGCCGAGGACGTCGGAAGGATATCGGCGTTCAACTTCAATCAGAATGGGTTCCATAAGCAGCCGACGGACTACTACCTGCGGCCCATCCTGTTAGAAATGGAACGTACGCTGGCCTACAAAAAGGACGTCAATGTGAAGCTCTGCATGGGCGGCAGACGTACGCCGGATGTGCTCTTGGAATATCTGACGAAAATGGTGCCAAAGATGGGCAAGGACCTGTTCTTCTCGTTCTTGTGGACTGTGACCCTCACCCATGACTACTTCAACTTTCCGGCACTCTTGGATGAGGCCATGGTCACGCGCCTCCGACAGCTCCAGGACTCGGGTGTGCTCAATCGTACGGTGGTGATGCTTCTGTCCGATCACGGCCTGCGCTGGGGCTCCTTTCGGCGCACCTACCAGGGCATGATGGAGGAACGACAGCCGCTGATGACCATGCTCTATCCGCCGTGGATGAACGAACGCTACCCGGAGGCCATAGCCAACCTGAGAACAAACTCGCGACGATTGGCCACGCCCTTCGATGTGCATGCCACAATGCTGCATCTGCTGGATATGGGCAACCTGGAGGCAGAACAAGTGCTGAAGAAGGCGGACGAGTTCAATGATGTCGATGGCATCCTGCCGCGCGGCATCAGCCTGTTTCTGCCCATACCGGCGGAAAGGACGTGCGAGCAGGCTGGCATCGCCTCCCATTGGTGCACGTGCCATCAGCGCCAGGAGATTCAGACCAACGATGGCCGGGTGCAGCGCGCCGCACGCTATGTGGTGCGTTTCATCAACAATCGACTGAAGGAGAACGCCCAGTGCCGAACGCTCTATCTGAACTCCATACTGCAGGCCTTCATTGCCGCCCCGCATCACAAGATTGTCAAGAATATATCCACGGACTACGCCGTGGATATTACGCTGCGTATGCAAACTAAGCCCGGCCTGGCTGTCTTTGAGTCGACGGTGAGGATGTCGGGATATACGAGTGTACTGACCGGAACCATCAGTCGCATCAATCTGTATGGGAGTCAGAGCTACTGCATGAATGATCCGGCACTTAAAATGTTTTGCTATTGCCATAGATAA
- the LOC4817230 gene encoding uncharacterized protein isoform X1, with translation MTKRDLQHYYRYYNMNKNRGQFKKIVIVIFCLCVFSYLCVDYNLRTKLLRFRDGFDFVARIEDSYGGKLSRAYFVETTGCRMPHFEVVDDNIAQFIFKPSAYKCNKPLTRTSDSVPGELHLNLNTNELLSHYNISDLSAVSCNYTEVKRKNDWNNTYSPGVSFKLEKVMHLPPEMEFFCLWCYDSTDRCIYKDCHFFAVDKPVQKITTRPGVERVSFNQSKEATSERLSVMILGIDSLSHLNFLRQMRKTAAYIKKNLSHVELWGYNKVGDNTFPNIVPMLSGLDDQELNIACAPKAKQTYDGCSFIWKRYQQAGYKTLFAEDVGRISAFNFNQNGFHKQPTDYYLRPILLEMERTLAYKKDVNVKLCMGGRRTPDVLLEYLTKMVPKMGKDLFFSFLWTVTLTHDYFNFPALLDEAMVTRLRQLQDSGVLNRTVVMLLSDHGLRWGSFRRTYQGMMEERQPLMTMLYPPWMNERYPEAIANLRTNSRRLATPFDVHATMLHLLDMGNLEAEQVLKKADEFNDVDGILPRGISLFLPIPAERTCEQAGIASHWCTCHQRQEIQTNDGRVQRAARYVVRFINNRLKENAQCRTLYLNSILQAFIAAPHHKIVKNISTDYAVDITLRMQTKPGLAVFESTVRMSGYTSVLTGTISRINLYGSQSYCMNDPALKMFCYCHR, from the coding sequence ATGACGAAAAGAGACCTGCAGCACTACTATCGCTACTACAACATGAACAAGAATCGCGGGCAGTTCAAGAAGATTGTGATTGTCATATTCTGCCTGTGCGTCTTCTCGTATCTGTGCGTCGACTATAATCTGAGGACAAAGCTGCTGCGCTTCCGCGATGGCTTCGACTTTGTGGCCAGGATCGAGGATTCGTACGGTGGCAAACTGAGTCGGGCGTACTTTGTGGAAACCACCGgctgccgcatgccacacTTTGAGGTGGTCGATGACAACATAGCCCAATTCATTTTCAAGCCGAGTGCCTACAAGTGCAACAAACCGCTGACGCGTACCAGTGACAGTGTGCCTGGCGAGCTGCATCTGAATCTGAACACCAACGAGCTTCTGTCTCATTATAACATCAGCGATCTGTCCGCCGTTAGCTGCAACTATACGGAGGTGAAGCGGAAAAATGACTGGAACAACACCTATTCGCCGGGCGTCAGCTTTAAGCTGGAGAAGGTCATGCATCTGCCGCCGGAAATGGAGTTTTTCTGCCTCTGGTGCTACGACTCCACAGACCGTTGCATCTACAAGGACTGCCACTTCTTTGCGGTGGACAAGCCAGTGCAGAAGATCACGACCAGGCCGGGTGTGGAGAGGGTTAGCTTTAATCAGAGCAAGGAGGCCACCTCGGAGCGACTGTCTGTAATGATCCTGGGCATTGACAGTCTCTCGCACTTGAACTTCCTTCGACAAATGCGAAAGACGGCCGCTTACATCAAGAAGAATCTGTCCCACGTCGAACTCTGGGGCTACAACAAGGTGGGGGACAACACTTTCCCCAACATAGTGCCCATGCTGAGCGGTCTGGACGATCAGGAACTGAACATCGCCTGTGCACCCAAGGCCAAGCAGACCTACGACGGCTGCTCCTTCATTTGGAAGCGTTACCAGCAGGCTGGCTACAAGACCCTTTTTGCCGAGGACGTCGGAAGGATATCGGCGTTCAACTTCAATCAGAATGGGTTCCATAAGCAGCCGACGGACTACTACCTGCGGCCCATCCTGTTAGAAATGGAACGTACGCTGGCCTACAAAAAGGACGTCAATGTGAAGCTCTGCATGGGCGGCAGACGTACGCCGGATGTGCTCTTGGAATATCTGACGAAAATGGTGCCAAAGATGGGCAAGGACCTGTTCTTCTCGTTCTTGTGGACTGTGACCCTCACCCATGACTACTTCAACTTTCCGGCACTCTTGGATGAGGCCATGGTCACGCGCCTCCGACAGCTCCAGGACTCGGGTGTGCTCAATCGTACGGTGGTGATGCTTCTGTCCGATCACGGCCTGCGCTGGGGCTCCTTTCGGCGCACCTACCAGGGCATGATGGAGGAACGACAGCCGCTGATGACCATGCTCTATCCGCCGTGGATGAACGAACGCTACCCGGAGGCCATAGCCAACCTGAGAACAAACTCGCGACGATTGGCCACGCCCTTCGATGTGCATGCCACAATGCTGCATCTGCTGGATATGGGCAACCTGGAGGCAGAACAAGTGCTGAAGAAGGCGGACGAGTTCAATGATGTCGATGGCATCCTGCCGCGCGGCATCAGCCTGTTTCTGCCCATACCGGCGGAAAGGACGTGCGAGCAGGCTGGCATCGCCTCCCATTGGTGCACGTGCCATCAGCGCCAGGAGATTCAGACCAACGATGGCCGGGTGCAGCGCGCCGCACGCTATGTGGTGCGTTTCATCAACAATCGACTGAAGGAGAACGCCCAGTGCCGAACGCTCTATCTGAACTCCATACTGCAGGCCTTCATTGCCGCCCCGCATCACAAGATTGTCAAGAATATATCCACGGACTACGCCGTGGATATTACGCTGCGTATGCAAACTAAGCCCGGCCTGGCTGTCTTTGAGTCGACGGTGAGGATGTCGGGATATACGAGTGTACTGACCGGAACCATCAGTCGCATCAATCTGTATGGGAGTCAGAGCTACTGCATGAATGATCCGGCACTTAAAATGTTTTGCTATTGCCATAGATAA
- the Wdr59 gene encoding GATOR complex protein Wdr59, translated as MPPTETLRSGERAGGGAAGGVTGMGGAGTGTSSSAASEQTYIIRQSNKYYEHRDSQATAMSVDYSGQWVLLAGRGYLALQRLGQDDGTLRRHERQSKYEVSVAEFAITPSRKEFCAIATSQHIDIVRWGPAEPYYENSLRGHTRTVTDIDWHGKDPNLLVSCSIDTFSHIWDLREPRKPALSLNAVCMSGATQVGFNRVSGNLLAAAHDGDLRIWDIRKGSCPTHYITAHLNRVHGINWSHRRETCLATASQDGTVKYFDVCNPRRAEKIITTMSPVWRARYTPIGNGLVSIVVPHLGRGENSLLLWSNSKQTDPICSFVGHTDVILDFAWRPNRENFTEIELVTWSRDRTLRVWKIDDNMLRLCEPSADEEEPRYEPELSELRVPTPPEFLHPRSVAATAGSLPISTGDGACNTLPMARSPSFGGGYCRREEPHIARSLTDQPTCSLHHEFSLLNTNMPHVEVDMLDAIKRYACFKICAGGHTVILQVTFSTSYPSPSVPPVFQLCQGTTLSSEVSAILMKILRCNALQRVKKSRTCLEQCLRALVAAMKKKVAAVGGVGEDRSQLLLQSPRLEGALSSALHDACIPFPRTSGVHFNAIGMLTTFAQPVNNKRLTLRQHQSMTPRTLSAINGSGLLGNVMGTAQRDANASFYLQERMISLKPGKQRAIRQMNGSPVVHVYDASSLLHVSRNMAREFSLDKHNIAETCRRNLEICRKYGRMDLLPVWLLAELIATPHVPHETMNELLFYKDPFKKSLLESLIMHYASSGDIQTSVLLACLFDKCPTGGIMDVAVPSRLPPQLNAQLSPYHTVLPLDVKSSSSSHWQQMKQMRSNSWSDSLDWLDVKQLQADAYSCSLIRRTKMPLFDQFKRAYSEILFGWQLLSKRALILKHTQNTPPPIQGVEFVTECGTCNKPKRTPKCEFCKRPALYCVLCRLPVKGAANACLACGHGGHMDHMMQWFEKHTVCATCGCSCLERTSELLALLS; from the exons ATGCCACCAACGGAGACTCTGCGATCGGGAGAGCGTGCAggcggtggtgctgctggtggagtcACAGGAATGGGAGGCGCTGGCACAGGCACCAGTTCCAGTGCCGCCTCTGAACAGACATACATCATAAGACAAAGCAACAAATACTATGAGCACCGTGATTCCCAGGCTACGGCCATGTCCGTAGACTATTCCGGACAGTGGGTGCTACTGGCGGGGCGTGGTTATCTCGCCTTGCAGCGTCTGGGCCAAGACGATGGAACTCTACGACGTCACGAGCGCCAGTCCAAGTACGAGGTGTCTGTGGCGGAGTTTGCCATAACCCCCAGCCGTAAAGAGTTCTGCGCAATAGCC ACGAGCCAGCATATTGACATTGTGCGCTGGGGTCCGGCAGAGCCCTACTATGAGAACTCGCTGCGTGGACACACCCGCACTGTGACCGACATTGATTGGCATGGCAAGGATCCCAATTTGCTGGTCAGTTGCTCCATTGACACCTTCTCACACATTTGGGACCTGCGGGAACCGCGCAAGCCAGCCCTCTCCTTGAATGCCGTCTGCATGT CTGGTGCCACTCAGGTGGGCTTCAATCGCGTGTCGGGGAATCTGCTGGCTGCCGCCCATGATGGCGATCTACGGATTTGGGACATACGCAAGGGTAGCTGTCCCACGCATTACATTACAGCCCATTTGAATCGAGTTCATGGCATCAACTGGAGTCACAGGCGGGAGACGTGCCTGGCCACTGCCAGCCAAGATGGCACTGTCAAGTATTTTGATGTGTGCAATCCccgcagagcagagaagatcATCACCACAATGTCGCCGGTTTGGCGAGCACGCTACACG CCCATTGGCAACGGCCTGGTTAGCATTGTGGTGCCACATTTGGGCCGCGGCGAGAATAGTCTGCTGCTCTGGAGCAATAGCAAACAAACGGATCCCATTTGCTCGTTTGTGGGTCACACGGATGTCATTCTGGACTTTGCCTGGCGTCCCAATCGCGAGAATTTCACTGAAATT GAGCTGGTTACCTGGTCCAGAGATCGCACTTTGAGAGTTTGGAAAATCGATGACAATATGTTGAGGCTGTGCGAGCCATCCGCCGACGAAGAGGAACCACGCTATGAGCCCGAGTTGAGTGAACTGAGAGTGCCCACGCCGCCAGAGTTCTTGCATCCACGTTCGGTGGCGGCGACCGCTGGCTCGCTGCCCATATCTACGGGCGATGGGGCATGCAATACGCTGCCCATGGCACGCTCGCCAAGCTTCGGAGGTGGCTACTGTCGCCGGGAGGAGCCGCATATAGCCAGGTCGCTGACAGATCAACCCACGTGCTCGCTCCATCACGAGTTCTCGCTTCTGAACACGAACATGCCGCATGTGGAGGTGGACATGTTGGATGCCATCAAGCGGTATGCCTGCTTCAAGATCTGTGCGGGTGGGCACACGGTCATACTGCAGGTCACCTTCTCCACATCGTATCCCAGTCCCAGTGTCCCGCCAGTGTTTCAGCTGTGCCAGGGCACGACGCTGTCCAGCGAGGTTAGTGCCATACTCATGAAAATCCTGCGATGCAACGCCCTGCAGCGAGTCAAGAAATCGCGCACTTGCCTGGAGCAATGTCTGCGTGCTCTGGTGGCGGCCATGAAAAAGAAGGTGGCTGCTGTCGGGGGCGTGGGCGAAGACCGAAgtcaactgctgctgcagtcccCCAGGCTGGAGGGAGCTCTGTCGAGTGCCCTGCACGATGCTTGCATTCCCTTTCCACGCACTTCGGGCGTGCATTTCAATGCAATTGGCATGCTGACCACGTTTGCCCAGCCCGTGAACAACAAGCGGCTGACCCTCCGACAGCATCAGTCGATGACCCCAAGGACTCTGTCTGCCATCAACGGCAGCGGGCTGCTGGGTAATGTAATGGGCACGGCCCAAAGGGATGCAAACGCGTCATTTTATCTCCAGGAGCGGATGATTTCACTCAAACCAGGAAAACAGCGTGCCATTAGGCAGATGAATGGCAGTCCCGTGGTGCATGTCTACGATGCCAGCAGTCTTCTCCATGTCAGCCGCAACATGGCCAGGGAATTCTCTTTGGACAAGCACAACATAGCAGAGACGTGCCGGCGCAATCTCGAGATCTGTCGCAAGTATGGACGCATGGACCTGTTGCCCGTCTGGCTGCTGGCAGAATTGATAGCCACTCCGCATGTACCGCACGAGACGATGAATGAGCTGCTCTTCTACAAGGATCCCTTCAAGAAATCCCTACTGGAGTCGCTGATCATGCACTACGCCAGCTCGGGTGATATCCAGACGTCCGTCCTATTGGCCTGCCTGTTCGACAAGTGTCCCACGGGTGGCATAATGGACGTGGCCGTGCCCAGTCGCTTGCCACCGCAACTGAACGCTCAGCTGTCGCCTTACCACACGGTGCTCCCGTTGGACGTAAagtccagctcctccagccaTTGGCAGCAGATGAAGCAGATGCGCAGCAATTCCTGGTCGGACTCCCTGGACTGGCTGGACGTCAAACAGTTGCAAGCCGATGCCTATTCATGTTCTCTGATCAGACGCACCAAGATGCCGCTGTTCGACCAGTTCAAGCGTGCCTATTCCGAGATTCTTTTTGGCTGGCAGCTCCTCTCAAAGCGGGCCCTTATCCTGaagcacacacagaacacaccGCCTCCCATCCAAGGCGTGGAGTTTGTCACCGAGTGCGGCACTTGCAACAAGCCGAAGCGCACTCCGAAATGTGAGTTCTGCAAGCGGCCGGCGCTATACTGCGTTCTCTGTCGTCTGCCTGTCAAAGGAGCAGCGAACGCTTGTCTGGCCTGTGGCCATGGCGGACACATGGATCACATGATGCAGTGGTTTGAG aAACACACTGTTTGTGCAACATGTGGCTGCAGCTGCCTGGAGCGCACCTCGGAGCTACTGGCACTGCTCAGCTGA